In one Aphelocoma coerulescens isolate FSJ_1873_10779 chromosome 20, UR_Acoe_1.0, whole genome shotgun sequence genomic region, the following are encoded:
- the LOC138120816 gene encoding E3 ubiquitin-protein ligase RNF182-like, which produces MAQPQRELGSPPVAPPSPELECQICYSRFDARARRPKLLRCGHRLCARCLRRIVPPGDALTPQLRCPFCRQHSPVPGGDVQQLQDDGEALALLTGAERAKKRGPPRSPEVLLCPSVLEPASSPDCLVVTILEVPEDVAPPESLGRLEVVRLYRPTSLGALPCHGPGQKWRSWGWRAIPRFILGVLCLLYFSSLPFGIYLLLIEHHSLGIILVSLVPSTLLLCIVYSLCQCLCLEVFGFPHS; this is translated from the coding sequence ATGGCCCAGCCACAGAGAGAACTGGGGTCCCCGCCGGTGGCACCCCCGTCCCCCGAGCTGGAGTGCCAGATCTGCTACAGCCGCTTCGACGCCCGTGCCCGCAGGCCCAAGCTGCTCCGCTGCGGCCACCGCCTCTGTGCCCGCTGCCTGCGCAGGATTGTTCCCCCGGGGGACGCTTTAACCCCCCAGCTCCGTTGCCCCTTCTGccgccagcacagcccagtgccGGGCGGGGacgtgcagcagctgcaggatgatGGTGAGGCGCTGGCACTGCTGACAGGTGCTGAACGGGCCAAGAAACGGGGTCCACCCCGATCTCCTGAGGTgctcctctgccccagtgtgctGGAGCCCGCATCCAGCCCCGACTGCCTGGTTGTCACCAtcctggaggtgccagaggATGTGGCCCCACCGGAGAGCCTGGGCAGGCTGGAAGTGGTGCGGCTGTACCGCCCCACCAGCCTGGGTGCACTGCCCTGCCACGGCCCTGGGCAGAAGTGGCGCTCCTGGGGGTGGCGAGCCATCCCCCGCTTCATCCTGGGCGTCCTCTGCCTCCTCTACTTCAGCTCCCTGCCCTTCGGCATCTACCTCCTGCTCATCGAGCACCACAGCCTGGGCATCATCCTGGTCAGCCTTGTGCCCTCCACCCTCCTTCTCTGCATTGTCTACAGCCTCTGCCAGTGCCTGTGCCTGGAGGTCTTTGGGTTCCCCCACTCCTGA